In Pyrus communis chromosome 11, drPyrComm1.1, whole genome shotgun sequence, the sequence CATGATAGACACTGAAATACAGGATCATTCAATGGATTTAGTTCCTTCCTTTCTTTTGGCAAGAAAAGTTATGTGTAAATCCTCTCACAatgttattttatattactaattAGATGAAGCCTGCACAGtgtgtaaatataaaatatttaaaaggaATAAAATTATACGGGAGAGAAGtttgagagggagagagagcgtAGAAGAGGCTTaaattgttaaaatttaaaattagagATGTTGTGATGACATATGGGAGAGGGAAGgggaaaaaacaacaaaatttgttttgtttgaaagTACATTactcataattttattttgtgatcgAAGACCAAAttgtcttttcaccctcttgGTTGACAGAGGGTTTTGTTAAGAGGTAGTTTAGATTAGTCGTATACAGCAACTCAGGTTACCTTGTGGTATATAATGAGCCAAAGGTTTCCAGAATGTTTATGTTTGTTAATGGCTAACTTGCTGATTCAATCCGTTTTTGCAGAAACAAGCGCAAATATGCAGGGCAAGATGAATCCTCTGCCTTTTGCAGGGCCATGGATGGTGTTCAGTTAGTCAATGGTTTGGAGTGCAAGATAGCTTGCAACTCATCCAAGGTATCTCGCCCCCGTATGTATTTCTTATCTTCGGCATGCCATCAGTTTTACCTTATTTACAATATAAGCACAGCTGGAAGCTGGAGAAAtactagctatatatatatatatatatatattatataatgcAATTTTTGTCCATGGAGTTTTGTTCATCAAAGTATCATGTGGCAGATCTCTTACGTTCTTGACACAGAAGATTACTTCTTCCGTatgagaaggaaaaggagaacaGCAGAGGCCAGATCACCGTATTGTGATCAGAGGAGAGTACAGCGGTTCCACAAATTCTTATCAGTCTCATCATAGCTTAAAGGAATTCCTTTGAGATTGGGAAGCTAAAGGTACACACGAGATGAACTTTTTGAAAACTCTTGACATGCCCTTTTTCCGTATATTCCACTGCCCCAAGTTTTGAGAACAAGAGTAACCAATGCTTTCTTGCAATAGGAGTCATCTACTCGATTTCTGAGACTGGAGAAGGATGATGGCGGTCCTGGACACGTAGAGCATGTCCGGGTCAGGAGATCGGCCTAGGAGCCATTGTTGTGTATATAAGGTTGGTGTATGATAATTTCGTAGAAAAAGGTATTTAAGTTATAGTTCTTGATCTTTGTCATAGATAGGATATTTTCTTCCCCACTTCCATAAGCACACTTAGTGTAACAAATTGATCAAATAGCAGAAAAGCGCGCGTGTTTTAACAGATCCCGAGCCTTCTTTGCGGTCTCATACCAGCATTTTGCAGGCATTACTGCATCATTGTTCTTTTCCACCGTAAGATTATGTTAGTTTTATAGAACAGATTCTTTAAATTTCAGTTTATAGTAGTGTGATAAGATATCCATCTGTAATAGTTTACAACTGTTCGCGTTCTTTGTCAAGAACTCTTTTTGCTCTGGAAAATTGATCTCGCATGTGGTATTTTGATGCTTCTGTTCTATTACGCTGTTCTGGGATAGACATAGACATAATTTGCGCatgttttttaagaaaaattaatgaaaatgatttgaaaattttgagttttaatgacgatgacaaaataaagggtaaagtgaacagtatcatgattggttttttagtgtaaaaatgtggttttttcaTTAAAGAtaacagtaccggaagtttttcgttaaagtttcctattttttaCCCAATTAGAAAGATTTTTGAGTTGAATATCACCGGAACTATTTCTGCGCACCCATATTTTCTCCATCGTACAACTGTTTATTTTCAGATTCAATTACATAGGACGGAAATAAACGGTGTGAAAGATGGAGAAAAGTAACGTGCGGAAATCATTTTCTTATCATGTGGAGAATGGATCGAAAAGAGTTCTAGAGAGATTCAAGACCAAGAAGGAAGAAGTAAACGCTGAATCTAAGTTACAAAGCTAGAACGGGCCGGGGTCACAGAACTGGATTAGCCTGCTCGGAAAGTGGGCCGGAGCGGGTTGAATCGGGCTAGCTTGGATAACGGGCCGTCACGTGGTTCTCCGATGTGGAAGTGTAACGGACTCGTCGATTGGGAATTTGGGATCCACTTTCTGCATGTCGAGTAGCCGACTTTCTCACGCCGCTCGTGGCTTGAGCTCCGACAGCAGTAACAAGGAGCTGCAGCCGTTAATTACTGAAATGCCCTTGGCTCGTTTAAatatcaacaattaattaatttgtttcaaaGAGCATAAAAAATCCGTTAATTACTGAAATGCCCTTGGCTCGTTTAAatatcaacaattaattaatttgtttcaaagagcataaaaaaaaataaatatatatatatatatatatatttcaaattgaattttaaaaaattcttATAACAAGGGGAGAATTTTAGAATGCCCTTCTTTTATGATCTTTGGACTTTTCATTTGTTAGCTTCAATAATTTTTAAGGGTAGTGCTATTTAAACTCATTTTTATCTTTCAAatacttttttcaatttttggccaTCAAATCAACTgcattgaagaagatcaatgaataaaattaacaagaatgcGTGAGAGATAAAAAATAGTGAAAATCACTACCCATTTGGCTTTTTGTGGAAGTGAACTTGAACCCACCATGCCTATAGCGAACAACACTATGTGACACAAATTGATGCCCTTAAAGACGGGAAGGACTTACATACACTTATCCGGATGTCGCTAGCGTTCTAGACTAATAACACAATGGCATGTTCCCGAAGGACCTCTCCTAAACAATGTTTCATTACAGTCAATCTTTGTCATCTTGACTTGCAAACACATTTCAAGTTTCCTGGGAGTAGACATTCCCTGCACCTAGGATGCCTCTATGGCAGTTTTCTCAACCCAATTACGCAGCGCTGTGTACCATATATCTTTGTCTTGAAATATCATTATTGTGACATCAAGATAAATTTGCATGTTTATCTAGTATGAACCGACTCATAACATGCCTCAGAATCTACAAACGACGAAGTCTTAGCGAATGATCCAACAGGTACATTCTAGAATTTCCAATTTTTGCGTGTCAAAATTCGATTGAATTATTCAATATGTAATGTGGACCTGCCAGATGGGATGTATGGTGCTAAGGCATTGTGGTGACGACAGCCAGGTGGCTGCCGTTTTCTCCTCATCTGTCCATGTGATTTGTTAACATCTTGGAAAATTAAGAAGTCAAGTTGgtttattcttttgttttttttcttcatttttcaataaaaaaaaatgatatcttGGCTGTGACAAATCTTGGTTTCAAATCTAGTCAATTATTTGTTAATAACTTAACATAAATAGTTATTAAATACGTATTTGTACACATTatagtacaaatgacatagaTCGAAGAATAACTTGTTGTACCAATAATGAATGTCATATTAAAAGGAGATACAAGCCCACAAACATAGAACCATTTTTGACTCTCTTTActctctttttttcattttaaaaagagGATGTATTTTGCTCACCGCACTCAAGTGGAGATAATATTCACACCCTATTTATTATTGTTGGTTGAGTTTAAGTTTAGAGATTTGTGTTTATTTACTAACAGaagttaaaatttaaactcatttaacagtTATAAATAGGGCGGTGAGCATGACTAATCACTTTAGGATGGTAATCATCTAACAGTCATAAATAGGTCAGTAAGCATGACTAATCACTTTAGGATGGTAAACAAAAACATTTCCTTaaggagaaatgctaaggagactctttgATAAGTGAGACTCTTTATGAACTTTCTGGCACCTCGtgttttttgtataattttttataatgtttGGCACATAAAGTGATATTAAACTATGAGGTAGCGAAAAATCTATGAATAGTTTCGCTTTAAAAGAGTTTTCCTAGCATTTCTCTTCCCtaaaagaagatcaaatgatgtgtcattaataaaaaatgaacaagtttatcaacacttaaataataatattattatctaCTTTCATGTCGTTACCAAATTTTAtcaacaaatttattttctttcgcGTTACtctaattattttggttaaaATAAGGTACGTTCATGGAATGTGGTCAATATTAATGATATTCCAAGCTGTTCAAAGCACATGGCCACATGGCTTCATCCGCTGGACAGAACCGAACCTCCAATGGGaaaccatattaaaataatattcaaACAACCCGAAAGCAGCCAGAAAGTCCCCCCCTGCACCAAACCAAATATGTTAATTTGCATAACAGTCCTCTCAATGTACCTAAAATTTCACCTTTTTCtttaacttgtttttttttttgcactttcGTCCATCTAggtcttttttatttctaatttagACATGTTTGTTATTGCTTTCGCAAAGTCTAAAAGTGGTTTCTTGCACCCAAAAACGCTTACGAATTTGTTTAGCAGTTTCAGTTGAAAGAGCTCATCGGTCTTAAACTTGCTTTTTAGCCTAATGCTTTTTAAAGTAGCACTTCCAAGTCCTACATAAGGCCAACACGTAAAAACCTGCAAGGCGAACAACATAGAGGTAGCTTTTTGCTTTTTATCACAGGCCACACTACTTCGACGAAATGTATATGACTTTTAGTATTTTAGTTCCTACATTAGAAATTATATTGTAATAATCCTTTTGCAGACAATATTTCTTTAAGGACTCGAATATTCTTTTAAAGTCCTTAAATGAGCTCTCATTTAGAGTCCCCAAATAGAGAGGCctattgaagatgctcttataCCGGAAGAAATTTGGCCTCATTGCAAGATTGTAATGATACCAACGAAACGAACTTACAAGGATTAacatgaaagaaaaacaaactatgagaataaaaatgaaaattcaacCAACCTACGGGATTGtttgtgtaattttttattttggcccCAACTATTCTTATTTACCCAAAGCACCCAAATATTACAGACGCGTTTTCTGCTACGCCCCCACAAAGTACTAGTACCAAAAAGACGTGTTTTCTCCGTCTTGGCTTTTTCTTTGAccatttcacttacaaatactccttcctctctcctcctctccaTCTCCATTCCCGACGATGCTTCTCCTTAAACCCATTtctctccccctcctcctcctcctctctctcgtTCTCATTCCGGCAACCGCAATCCGGTCATTCCCGGACCCGCAAACCGGAAAGGAAAAAGGATTTAACATGGATTTCTCAGAAGCTCCGGAATACACGAACGGAATCAGCTGCCCTGTTCTTCTGGGCTCCAACGACAGAGCAGGAATGGAGGTTTGCGATTCCTCCCTCGTCCACGTCGCGATGACGATCGATTCCGAGTACTTGCGCGGCACCATTGCCGCGGTCCACTCTGTTTTCAAGCACGCTTCCTGCCCGGAAaacacattcttccacttcgtCGCCTCCGACTCCAGCGCCGTCGATTCCCACCACCTCTCCCGCATTCTGAAATCGACTTTTCCGTCGCTTAATTTCCGAGTCTATGTGTTCAGAGAGAGCTTGGTGAGTCATCTGATTTCGTCTTCGATTCGACGCGCTCTCGAGAACCCATTGAACTACGCAAGGAGCTACTTAGCTGATTTGCTCGACCCCTGCGTCGAGCGCGTGATTTATCTCGACTCCGACGTCGTTGTTGTCGACGATATCCAGAAGTTATGGGAGATTACCTTATCCGGGTCGAGAGTGATCGGAGCTCCGGAGTACTGCCACGCGAATTTCACCAAGTATTTCTCCGACGAATTCTGGAAAGATTCCGAGCTCTCCAAGGTGTTCGACCGAAAGCGCCCGTGCTATTTCAACACCGGCGTGATGGTGATCGACTTGGCGAGATGGAGAGCCGGAGGGTTCACGAGAAAGATCGAGACTTGGATGGAGATTCAGAAGGAGAAGAGGATTTACGAGCTGGGTTCTCTTCCGCCGTTTCTGCTGGTTTTCGGCGGCGACGTGGAGGCGATTCACCACCGGTGGAACCAGCACGGCCTGGGCGGCGATAATTTGATGAACAGTTGCAGGTCTCTGCATCCGGGTCCGGTGAGTTTGCTGCATTGGAGCGGGAGAGGGAAGCCATGGACGCGGCTGGATTTGGGAATGCCTTGCCCTGTCGATCTTCTGTGGGCCCCTTACGATCTCTACAAGCACCATCAAAGTCAGCTTCAAGATCTGCATCTTCTTCAACATCACCACCATCAACAATTTTTGATGTTGTAGCATTAATTAGCACAGgattatttgtttgattatttatttatttttttacagaaaTTCGTTGATAAATAGGaggaaatattatttttacCGGATGTAAATAGGGAGGGAGATTTGAACAGAGTGAAGAGTTTGCAACATATTGTTCCATTTTAgccaatttaattaattttttttcccaagttgggtcttaaattatttttgtgtCTATTTCTCTGGAAAGGATCCTCGTGGATCCCTTTTACCTAATTCTCTTCATCAAACAATCcgaacttttgaaatttgatcaaactgCTAAAAATACGGGCTCAttctaaaaattataacaaCTTAaaccgttaaatcaaattttaagagcCCAGATTGTTTGATAAAAATGATTGGGTGGAAAGAATCTAAAGATGATCACTTGATGAGAATGATTAGGTGGAAAGAATCCGGAGTCAGTCGCTTTCCTATTTCTCTGATGTGTTTGTCCAGGAACATCCTGGTTGGGTAGAAATATAAAACTCAGAAGTAATCATTATATGTGACGAGTCAAGATCCTCTCCTAATCACTGTCTTCAGAGCTTAAGGATCCAGAGGTTCGAGCAgttgagaagagagagagagatccgaATCCTAGGTGGTTTCTGTAAGATGAATTTAAAATGAGTAGTGCGGATGTCTGAATTGTCACGAAATAATGGCAACAAGAAGAATTTGGCTATGCCAGCAGGAGTGTTGGTTGCTTATTTTTTCATCTATATACACTTGTAAAATCGAATACAATTTCAAATGTGTACGATAGGTTAACTTATGTAGATCACGAATCCTCTTTCATCGTGATCGTGAATCACGATGAAAGAGGTTGGAAGAAGCGTAATTATTGCGGTATTCCGTAAAACGCTTTcatttgaaagaagaagaataatacagatgaacttgaagaagaaaaaaggttgATATAGACGAACGCGAAGGATGTACACGCCTCCCACTTTCCTCTCTTCACAATAATCCAACAACGCAACTCAAATGTAATCGGTTCTCCAACCCTCTTAAATGATGACCTAACAACATACACCTGCCACAACAAGTATACGAACCTTCAGATTTCAATCGCTAATGGAATCGGTTCAGCTAGTAAGATATCATAAAAAGTCTGGCGTATTTATTTGCCTCTACGACTCTACGTGAACACGGGATGGTTCCCAGAAGTGACTTAATGCAAAGCAAATTTGGACaagcaagaaaaacaaagcatTTAAGGAGGACTATGACAAGAGTCTAACCAGAAAAGCAGCTTCGCTATCAGAATCTAGGCCATTCTCGCTGTCCCCTGTCACCAAATCTTCCACAAAGTCTGAGGAAGTACCGTCTTTGAAGAATCGCTGCAATATATTTTGAACAAGCTGGTGTATCATTTCCTCCACCTCAAATGACGACGGTCGAGATAGTTCAGTCACCTGTTAAAACAAATCATCATACCATCATCAGAAAAGATGGGACTCGTAAAAATTGCAACTCCATCGCAGAGTAAGATAATTACCATATCAGAATCTAGAGACCGTAGATACTCCAATAAATCGTTCCTAGGTCCTCTGTCATATTCTAATTGCATATTTTCCTGCTTTTGCGCCTTCAGTTCCTGAAAAAAGCAAAGTATGTCATTCCCACATTCTGCTTAAAATAATGCACAATCCTTCAAGCATTTAACTTCAACATCGAATTAAGCTCAAAAGCACAAAACTTGAGCATCATTACACCATCATCACCATAATAAGGTATTACACCATCAACAACACTACCAATCTCACCACCATATTACTGTGAAATCAAACTAAACGGGTCTTAATGGTTACGCATTAACAACCTGATGGGTTGATTTTCCACCTTCGTAGTTAAGATTGATACAAGACACACGCATGAAAataaaacgttcataaactaaaaCTTGGAAGATTGTAAACCAGACAAAACTGAGCTTTGATCTTGCTTTCAAAagaatcaaaactaaaaaacatgCTGTCGAACTAGAATTTTCGACCATTCCAGCTCAATTCGAAGAAAAGCACTAGTAATTGTGGAAATGAACAAGATAGAAAATTCACAGAGCAAATGCTCACCTCCTTCACATTTGTCAACTCTGATTCCAACCTCTGGATACAATTCAAAGCCTCCGGAGGCAAATCGCCGAAAACATGGGGAGTCGCTGAATCCAAGAGCTCGCTACTCACCCCGATACCATTTCCATCATCCCTTTCCTCACTCTCCACCCTATCTGACACCCCATCGATCTCCGACCGATCCAACGGCACAGAATTCTCCGTGGATTTGTCGAAATTCCTCATCAACGATATCCGATACTCCGCGTTCCACAGTGTATATCTAATTGATAAGATAAATCCCAAAACAATTTTACTCTAATTAATACAATTACGCACTGAATTTACTGAAATTTGAAGAAAGGGGATAGAAATGTGAATTATTACCCGGTGATTATGGAGGATGCGAGGAGGCGATGGAGAGGGGCTTTGGAAACCCTAACGGTGACAGAGAACTGATCGGACGGGAGCAACCCCAGCATAGAAGAAATGGTCTGCTTCATGGAGTCCCTGGCGGAATCCGTAACGCCCTTGGAGATATCGGAGGTGTCGAGGGGCTCAATTTTCTTGAGCATGTTAGCAAACCGCGGTCGAAGCCGGATTTCCGAGTCGAGACGAACTCGTCCGACACGCCGCCGCCGTCGACGCCGGAGATGAGGCATCGGACGGCGGAAGTCGAGCTGGCGAATAAACGACGCCGTCGGAAGGAGGAGGGGAGTAAGGGGCGGACGAGGAGGTGGCGGGAAATCGGGGGCGGCGGCTTGGAAGGCTTGAGAGACAGGTCAGTGAAGCGGGAGAGAATGACGGCGCGAGCTGTCGCCGCCATGGACGAACTAGTTATTTGTTGGAAGCTCTCTCGGCCTCTCTCACTCTGTGGCTTGCGCGTCCTGGGAATCTTTTATCTTCGcaattttcagttttgtttgcttttgtaACTTGCGCGATGAGATTGACCTGCGTTTGAGTCAAATTACAGATTCACCACTCAACCAAACGCTTTGGGTCAGGAGAATAATAGGTAGACAAGTACCGACTGAAAACGAGTACAATTTTGTTGTTGGATTTTTGTGtattaattttcaataaaaaaaaaaaaattggctttttaacaattttggtgtttgagatttaaaatcgatagaattgATTTTTGAGATTGTTCACGGACAATCATTTagtcattttgttaaaaaatttcGTTAAATTGGAGAAACCACCGGTTTAAATAGAGGGATTGATATGATAAAAGTAGTCTCAATTTAACTGAGATTTTTTAcgaaatgactaaaatgattgacggtaGACAAGTCAGAGTACacttttatcaattttaaatttcagagaCTAAAGTCAGAAGTTATATTTGGATAAAAAGCCATAAaatttagggaagtgttattagcactccaaaaatctcattctacactccttacaagtgtatttttcttttcaaatatagaaagtttagagtgtagaataagatttttagagtgacaataacaattcccaaatttAATTACTAGTTGCAACATGAGATTAAGAAATTGCAATTAATATAATCGAGTGAGTTGGAAATTTGCGATTTGACCAAGTATCTAGTTAGGAAAAGTAGAGGAGAAAAAGAATTTGGTTACTACGAccttttctctttatttttcttcttctttgtatatttttacttaaaaaaaaaaaaaaaaaacataagttCTGGAACACTTTGCGTTTGTTTATGCAACTCTCAAACCAGTTTAAGATTCGTTATTGTCTTATTAATATAATACTCGCATCAAATAGAACGAATGTAGAATCGATTTATGACATCTCATGTTTTTGTGAGGAACGTGTGACGTTTGACAAGATCTAAGCGTTCGTACACATGTTTTGTCTCATATCAAACATGCctgttaagtcacgtcaacatcttatattaattttttataaaaacgaaaagacaaaaagtaaaatgtgggcggaggaaagaaaaagaaatgagaaTACAAAGAGAGAATTCTACTCCTACCAAATGCTAGTGTCATCTGGAGTTTCCTACGTTTTTATTAAGAATCATTTAGTCGCAAAATTAATATCAATCTAGATTCTCTCTCTTCCCATTTCCCTCCCACGTTAAAAACATATCCAGGCTAATTCAAAGGTGAAGATTAGGCCAGCAACAACCATTCTTAACACTTTTTTTTAACCCCAAACGACGTCCGTGACCGCAAACGACATCATTATACAAGAGGAGAAACActtggaaaaataaaacttccccCTCAACTTGTATAATAACAAATGGAACCCGTCTATTACACACTACCTTCTGGGATCCTCCACCGTGACAACAGGTTTTGCAAATTTCCTCGCCGTCCAGGAGCTTACCGGCGATAACAACAGCCAGATCCTAACGAGATTTCTGCTTTACTACCTGTAAATCTCGGTTCAGAGAAAACCCGGGAATTCGAATTCAAAATGTGAGCTCCGCGGGCATGCAGACACGGCCCGTTCGTAGAGTGATCTTGGTCCTTTAAGCTTCAACAAAACAGGAAATCAAAAGTCGACCAGTTTTGGTAACGCTCCCCGCTTCATCAATTTCCAGCCAGCGGCAGTAAACGATGACCAACTGTTCCGTTTTGAGCTCCCAGACTAACAAAAATCTTGCTATGCAGGTGGGCAAAAGAATTGAGTTTTCGACAACATAGGCAAAGATATCATAATTTGGTCACAACTTTGAGCATTTCTGCCAAAGTGAAAACCAACGACTAGTACGAaggtcttaaaaaaaaaaagaaaaaccaacgaGAAGTGCAACTTATGACTATGAACATTTCACCAGTAAAAAATAAATCAGAAACAGATACATAAGGATGGAAAGCACATACGATCCAACTCCAACTGATTACAATATAAATTCTGAATCTTCATCCCACAATAAGCAAAAACAATTCAATAAACCCCTAACAGGCAAAGTAAAGTCAAACCAAGATAAACCTTTTCTAAGACGCTAGCAATCTAGTTCATGATAATATTAAAAGACAGTAATTGAAAGTAGGAAATACAAAACCTATGGCTCAACTGTGCTTACTTGTTGCCACTCACCGTCGACAGATTCTTTCCACAATGTTACATTGTTATTTCCATCAGCCACAGCCAGCAAGTTTCCGGTTAGTGACCATGACACCCTCCAGACCGGGGCATTAAAATCCTTCAAAACCTTCCCCTCCCATTGCTCACCTTCCTTGCCCACAGTCCAAATCACCACTGTTCCGTCCTGTGAAGCACTTGCGATTGTGGACTTTGGAAGTCCCAAGTTGGGTGCCCATGCTACATCTCTCACCCAATCGCTGTGCATTTGAAGGGCAGGGAAGCAGTCCATCTTCCAGATCCCGTTGTACAGCTTCCACACCTTCACAGTATTATCACACCCACCGGATGCCAGCTTATGAACTGGATCAAGCAGACCAGATCCAACTAGAGCACCAGGAGCCATCGATGGCGCCCATGAAACTGAGGTTACTCCAACAGGGTGGGCTTGATCTATCTTAGTGGTGTCCCAACCACCATCGGCCCTGGCAGTGAAAACCGATATATTCCCATCAGAAGAACCGCAGGCTAAGCTCAGACCAAGTTCATGAGGTGCCCAAGCAATGGAATTTACCGATGACTTGTGGTCGGTAAAAACATGAGCCTGTTGCCACTCATTGGGATTACCCTCCTTCCAAATGATCACCTGTCCATCATATGAACAAGAAGCAAGAATCGACCCGAACTTGGGATGCGCCCAAGCTACCTCCCAAACAGGGCCTCTATGAGCTGACAATGTAGCAAGGTGCTGTGAAGCGTTTCCGACACCAATTATCTTAATGGTGGAATCAGACGAAGCTGTTGCTAGACGCTTTCCATAGTAATCCATGGCTACATCGTGGACAGTGTCCTGGTGACCCGTTTCGATCTTCTGGGCAGGCATCGTTGCCGATTTATATTCTCGTGCCAAAAATTTCCCCAAATCACCTTCCCTTTAATTTCCTGACCTTGTCTCCTTTATGCTTCCTCTGGATTACAATGTTTTGCATATCAAAATTCAAGTCTAAAATTCTGTAACTAAATTCCCAAATCATTGCAATTCAGATAATTTCTATAGGCAATTTATCtcacaaacaacaaaatattgAAATAAATACATTCACATTAAAAAAGATGATTCACTGTAAAAACCCATGATTAAATTTTCATATCTTATAATCCAAAATCAATCGCTATTTAAGATTAATAGCAGCAAAAAGTaaattaattccagaaattgtGATTTCAGAAGCTCCGTAAGGGAAGATCTAGAAATAAAGTGCGATAGATCTGCAAATATCGAGCCAGAAAATTGAACTGATTTAACATCAGAATATAAACAAGGACCACGGCGGAGGAGCGACTGACCtctgagaagaagagagagagaggacgcGGCGGAGGTCTCTGATCGGAGAACCAAAATTTCTTCAGTTGAGAGAAGGCGCTTATTGTTctaagagaggagagagattcGCTAAATTTCGGACTTCAGCAGCTCAGAGCGCGTGCGAAGAATCATGTGAAGAATCATCGCTCCAATAGATGTTAGCCACGTCACCTGTCAATTCAAGGGGAGGAACTCTCTTGGCAAGTGGCATCGCCTGTCCAATAGATTTTTGCCATATATTTTAAAGAGAGCATTGTCCAATAAAAGTTACAATAATTATAATCGTTGTGTGTTGGTCAGGAGGCTCCTAAGCCaagcttaggagaggatccaattccataGATATTTACCACatgattttcttttgattacAAGAGGCTCAAGACACAGAAAAATGAGCGCCTTGCATTCGGGTCTCACGCAAGCTAATATTATAGTAGACCCTGAATACAAGAGGTCTCTCTTGTTTGTGTCTTGGGCGAAAGAAATTCTAGGGTTAGGCCTTCCGAACGACCACGTCCCTGCACACACAAAATCTCACCCAAAGCCACCTGCTGCATTCCGACCCTGCTCACCCTCTATGTGTTCACCAAACATTCCGCTCTACATGGCGCTTGAACCAAAGAAGTTCTCTTTGGACGGACAGGTGACATGGCACGAGTGATCAAACCCAAGAATCTCTTGGATGGAAGTACTTGGACTAAAAATTGGTCACTTCAAAAATAGCCCTCTATCATGTGAACCattacatgcaaaatccaaacatCACCATTAACCTCACTATCATTTTGAACACACAAATACTAATCTCATACATAATTGTTAGCGGCAGCTTTACAACAAAAAGAATCCCAAGGGCAAGTCTATCAATCGACTTGCTCGCA encodes:
- the LOC137749535 gene encoding protein transport protein SEC13 homolog B, giving the protein MPAQKIETGHQDTVHDVAMDYYGKRLATASSDSTIKIIGVGNASQHLATLSAHRGPVWEVAWAHPKFGSILASCSYDGQVIIWKEGNPNEWQQAHVFTDHKSSVNSIAWAPHELGLSLACGSSDGNISVFTARADGGWDTTKIDQAHPVGVTSVSWAPSMAPGALVGSGLLDPVHKLASGGCDNTVKVWKLYNGIWKMDCFPALQMHSDWVRDVAWAPNLGLPKSTIASASQDGTVVIWTVGKEGEQWEGKVLKDFNAPVWRVSWSLTGNLLAVADGNNNVTLWKESVDGEWQQVSTVEP
- the LOC137707960 gene encoding probable galacturonosyltransferase-like 10, producing MLLLKPISLPLLLLLSLVLIPATAIRSFPDPQTGKEKGFNMDFSEAPEYTNGISCPVLLGSNDRAGMEVCDSSLVHVAMTIDSEYLRGTIAAVHSVFKHASCPENTFFHFVASDSSAVDSHHLSRILKSTFPSLNFRVYVFRESLVSHLISSSIRRALENPLNYARSYLADLLDPCVERVIYLDSDVVVVDDIQKLWEITLSGSRVIGAPEYCHANFTKYFSDEFWKDSELSKVFDRKRPCYFNTGVMVIDLARWRAGGFTRKIETWMEIQKEKRIYELGSLPPFLLVFGGDVEAIHHRWNQHGLGGDNLMNSCRSLHPGPVSLLHWSGRGKPWTRLDLGMPCPVDLLWAPYDLYKHHQSQLQDLHLLQHHHHQQFLML